In a genomic window of Nocardiopsis mwathae:
- a CDS encoding dipeptide ABC transporter ATP-binding protein, which produces MTTPGAAQGSAAGADAAVRVADLTITFPTMDGDVHAVDGLSFEVPPGGALGIVGESGSGKSATSLALMGLHRGSRARITGEITVSGTDIVAATDAEVRAMRGNDIAMVFQDPMSSLHPQYTIGDQLMEAYRTHRPKASRAEARKRAVDSLDRVGIPDPARRINSYPHEFSGGMRQRVLIAMGLMCDPKVLLADEPTTALDVTVQAQILDLLDDLRRDLGMSLILVSHDLAVVAGSVDEVLVMQKGRAVERGDVRRVLSEPEHPYTRALLASVPRVEVSRAERRAQIRAERAEAEQHARREREAPAAEAEAAEPSTAGTPSAAAPAPGPERAAAPEAGEPLLQVRDLRVRFKVRSGLFSPATDFYAVDDVSFDLFKGETLGIVGESGSGKSTLSRAVMRLLRPTSGSVRFEGRDITDLSDRRLRPLRRDVQMIFQNPYSSLNPRITIGDSIGTALRVQGEKDGKLIKRRVQELLERVGLEPRHYNRFPHAFSGGQRQRIAIARALILRPKLVICDEPVSALDVSTQDQVLRLLSELQDDFELTYIFVAHDLAVVRQVSDRVAVMRRGRIVEMSDGDEVYENPRHDYTRQLLAAAPVLDPDEARAHRAERVRMRREKAEQVTTSA; this is translated from the coding sequence ATGACCACTCCGGGAGCCGCGCAAGGGTCCGCGGCCGGCGCCGACGCGGCGGTCCGCGTCGCCGACCTGACGATCACCTTTCCGACGATGGACGGCGACGTCCACGCCGTGGACGGGCTGTCCTTCGAGGTGCCGCCGGGCGGCGCCCTGGGCATCGTCGGCGAGTCCGGCTCCGGCAAGAGCGCCACGTCGCTGGCGCTGATGGGGCTGCACCGCGGCAGCAGGGCCCGGATCACGGGGGAGATCACCGTCTCCGGGACCGACATCGTCGCCGCGACCGACGCCGAGGTGCGGGCGATGCGCGGCAACGACATCGCGATGGTGTTCCAGGACCCGATGTCGTCGCTGCACCCGCAGTACACCATCGGCGACCAGCTGATGGAGGCCTACCGCACGCACCGGCCGAAGGCGAGCCGCGCCGAGGCGCGGAAGCGCGCGGTCGACTCCCTGGACCGCGTGGGCATCCCCGACCCGGCCCGCAGGATCAACTCCTACCCGCACGAGTTCTCCGGCGGCATGCGCCAGCGCGTGCTCATCGCCATGGGGCTGATGTGCGACCCCAAGGTCCTGCTCGCCGACGAGCCGACCACGGCGCTGGACGTGACCGTGCAGGCGCAGATCCTGGACCTCCTCGACGACCTCCGCCGCGACCTGGGCATGTCGCTGATCCTGGTCAGCCACGACCTCGCGGTCGTCGCCGGGTCGGTGGACGAGGTGCTGGTCATGCAGAAGGGCCGCGCCGTGGAGCGCGGGGACGTGCGCCGGGTCCTGTCCGAGCCCGAGCACCCCTACACCCGGGCACTGCTGGCGTCGGTGCCGCGGGTGGAGGTGTCGCGTGCCGAGCGCCGCGCGCAGATCCGCGCCGAGCGTGCCGAGGCGGAGCAGCACGCCCGCCGGGAGCGCGAGGCCCCCGCGGCGGAGGCGGAGGCCGCCGAGCCGTCCACCGCGGGAACGCCGAGCGCCGCCGCTCCGGCCCCGGGGCCCGAGCGTGCGGCGGCCCCCGAAGCGGGCGAACCGCTGCTGCAGGTGCGCGACCTGCGGGTGCGGTTCAAGGTCCGCAGCGGCCTGTTCAGCCCCGCCACCGACTTCTACGCCGTCGACGACGTCTCCTTCGACCTGTTCAAGGGCGAGACGCTGGGCATCGTCGGCGAGTCCGGGTCGGGCAAGAGCACGCTGTCGCGCGCCGTCATGCGGCTGCTGCGGCCCACCTCGGGATCGGTCCGCTTCGAGGGCCGCGATATCACCGACCTGTCGGACCGGCGGCTGCGCCCGCTCCGCCGCGACGTGCAGATGATCTTCCAGAACCCCTACTCCTCGCTGAACCCCCGCATCACCATCGGCGACAGCATCGGCACCGCCCTGCGGGTCCAAGGCGAGAAGGACGGCAAGCTGATCAAGCGGCGCGTGCAGGAGCTGCTGGAGCGCGTGGGCCTGGAACCGCGGCACTACAACCGCTTCCCGCACGCGTTCTCCGGCGGCCAGCGGCAGCGCATCGCCATCGCGCGGGCGCTGATCCTCCGGCCCAAGCTGGTGATCTGCGACGAGCCGGTGTCGGCGCTGGACGTGTCCACCCAGGACCAGGTGCTGCGGCTGCTGTCGGAGCTGCAGGACGACTTCGAGCTGACCTACATCTTCGTCGCCCACGACCTCGCGGTGGTGCGCCAGGTCAGCGACCGGGTGGCGGTCATGCGCCGGGGCCGGATCGTGGAGATGAGCGACGGCGACGAGGTCTATGAGAACCCGCGGCACGACTACACCCGCCAGCTGCTCGCCGCAGCCCCGGTCCTGGACCCCGACGAGGCGCGGGCGCACCGCGCCGAGCGCGTCCGGATGCGCCGCGAGAAGGCCGAACAGGTGACCACCTCGGCCTGA
- a CDS encoding sensor histidine kinase, which translates to MPFSRRSEVLDRRILGGRLYLGSTLWAGLHLGGGLLLWGLGAYLDRPGTDPRWLLLTLAGVCSAVLLRRIAPGVGLAVASLFLAADIALGPSAAVFIVYGEVLYAVGAWSRRRLAYATAAVVAAVAAAVLGILLYLLAHGVLGGLLDVIQLLGLYVLVFIAPLMTGLTVREHHLRAELERQRADQRVRMAELDRGTAVAEERGRMARELHDVIANHLSAIAVQSTAALSMRDPDPERIRQILGVVRDNSVQGLAEMRQMISVLRADDTPDLERVMPRLSEADRLVTTARQSGLDVRIEQLGTERPLPVQVDAAAYRIVQESLTNALRYAEPRRVAITVEYAAADTAGAEGDRLVLTAENPAPDRPEPDWRAELGGGAGLTGMRERVALLGGRFEAGPATDGEAGWRVRAELPLGRPGEPEATDGHRTGMGA; encoded by the coding sequence ATGCCGTTCTCCCGACGCTCCGAGGTGCTCGACCGCCGCATCCTCGGCGGCCGCCTCTACCTCGGCAGCACGCTGTGGGCCGGGCTGCACCTCGGCGGCGGGCTGCTGCTGTGGGGGCTCGGCGCCTACCTGGACCGGCCCGGTACCGACCCGCGCTGGCTGCTGCTCACCCTGGCCGGGGTGTGCTCGGCCGTCCTACTGCGCCGTATCGCCCCCGGGGTCGGACTGGCCGTCGCCTCGCTGTTCCTCGCCGCGGACATCGCGCTCGGGCCCTCGGCCGCGGTGTTCATCGTCTACGGCGAGGTCCTCTACGCGGTGGGCGCGTGGAGCCGCCGGCGGCTCGCCTACGCGACGGCGGCCGTGGTGGCGGCCGTCGCCGCGGCCGTGCTGGGCATCCTGCTCTACCTGCTCGCCCACGGAGTGCTGGGCGGGCTGCTGGACGTGATCCAGCTCCTCGGCCTCTATGTCCTGGTCTTCATCGCCCCGCTGATGACCGGGCTGACCGTCCGTGAGCACCACCTGCGTGCCGAGCTGGAGCGCCAGCGCGCCGACCAGCGCGTCCGCATGGCCGAGCTGGACCGGGGCACCGCAGTGGCCGAGGAGCGCGGCCGGATGGCGCGTGAGCTGCACGATGTCATCGCCAACCACCTCAGCGCCATCGCGGTGCAGTCCACGGCCGCACTGTCGATGCGCGACCCCGACCCCGAGCGGATCCGGCAGATCCTGGGCGTGGTGCGGGACAACAGCGTGCAGGGGCTCGCCGAGATGCGGCAGATGATCAGCGTGCTGCGCGCCGACGACACCCCCGACCTGGAGCGCGTCATGCCGCGCCTCAGCGAGGCCGACCGGCTGGTGACGACCGCGCGGCAGTCCGGGTTGGACGTGCGCATCGAGCAGCTCGGTACCGAGCGGCCGCTCCCGGTGCAGGTCGACGCGGCCGCCTACAGGATCGTTCAGGAGTCGCTCACCAACGCCCTGCGCTACGCCGAGCCCCGGAGGGTGGCCATCACGGTGGAGTACGCCGCGGCGGATACGGCCGGGGCGGAGGGCGACCGGCTGGTGCTGACGGCCGAGAACCCGGCACCGGACCGGCCGGAGCCGGACTGGCGCGCCGAGTTGGGCGGCGGGGCCGGCCTCACCGGGATGCGGGAGCGGGTCGCGCTGCTGGGCGGCCGGTTCGAGGCCGGGCCCGCGACGGACGGGGAAGCGGGCTGGCGGGTGCGGGCCGAGCTGCCGCTGGGGCGGCCCGGCGAGCCCGAGGCGACGGATGGACACAGAACGGGGATGGGCGCGTGA
- a CDS encoding response regulator, whose amino-acid sequence MIRVVVAEDQWAVRSGLVMILDAAPDIDVVAEAADGEEAVAAARRHLPDVVLMDVRMPRKDGIAAARELAGTGVDVLILTTFDLDEYVFGALRAGAVGFLLKDIEADELVEAVRVVARGEGMIAPAVTRRLIAEFAGGAAPSGGECAGPRVPGVSPVAVGELTPREHEVLACVGEGLSNQQIARRLCITETTTKTHVSRILAKLGLRSRVQAAIAAQELGITRK is encoded by the coding sequence GTGATCCGGGTCGTGGTGGCCGAGGACCAGTGGGCGGTGCGGTCGGGGCTGGTGATGATCCTGGACGCCGCGCCGGACATCGACGTGGTGGCTGAGGCGGCCGATGGTGAGGAGGCGGTGGCCGCGGCGCGGCGCCACCTGCCCGATGTCGTGCTCATGGACGTGCGGATGCCGCGCAAGGACGGTATCGCGGCGGCCCGGGAGCTGGCCGGGACAGGTGTGGACGTGCTGATCCTGACCACGTTCGACCTCGACGAGTACGTGTTCGGCGCGCTGCGCGCCGGGGCGGTCGGGTTCCTGCTGAAGGACATCGAGGCCGACGAGCTGGTGGAGGCGGTCCGCGTGGTGGCGCGGGGCGAGGGGATGATCGCCCCGGCCGTGACGCGGCGGCTCATCGCCGAGTTCGCGGGCGGCGCGGCCCCGTCGGGCGGCGAGTGTGCCGGGCCGCGGGTTCCGGGGGTGAGCCCGGTCGCCGTCGGCGAGCTCACCCCCCGGGAGCACGAGGTCCTGGCGTGCGTGGGGGAGGGGCTGAGCAACCAGCAGATCGCCCGTCGGCTGTGCATCACCGAGACGACGACCAAGACCCACGTCAGCCGGATACTGGCCAAGCTGGGGCTGCGCAGCCGGGTCCAGGCCGCCATCGCCGCCCAGGAGCTAGGCATCACCCGCAAGTGA
- a CDS encoding TetR/AcrR family transcriptional regulator C-terminal domain-containing protein: MSRNNAGLSAERIITEALRIIDGQGLRRLTMRRLGDALEVEAMAVYHHFPLGKEQLFDAIVEYVTDVSRPERTGTEGTDGDADGGTAPAGEAAQDDRPWDERLRSWAHDYRAALLRHSGALPLFIHRRPDTEAALHALELHYAAFAEAGLEGADIVRAAAALDAYVTGAVIGQVRGDGLAGANPAVLDGRFPTVARLRGLDPDPRTAFDAGLEALLRSLAGDA; this comes from the coding sequence GTGAGCCGAAACAATGCCGGCCTGAGCGCCGAACGCATCATCACCGAAGCCCTGCGGATCATCGACGGCCAGGGGCTGCGCCGCCTGACCATGCGCCGCCTCGGCGACGCGCTGGAGGTGGAGGCCATGGCCGTCTACCACCACTTCCCCCTCGGCAAGGAGCAGCTGTTCGACGCGATCGTCGAATACGTCACCGACGTCTCCCGCCCCGAGCGCACCGGAACCGAGGGCACCGACGGGGACGCCGATGGCGGCACCGCGCCGGCCGGGGAGGCGGCCCAGGACGACCGGCCCTGGGACGAGCGGCTGCGCTCGTGGGCGCACGACTACCGGGCGGCGCTGCTGCGCCACTCCGGAGCGCTGCCGCTGTTCATCCACCGCCGCCCCGACACCGAGGCGGCGCTGCACGCCCTGGAACTGCACTACGCCGCCTTCGCCGAGGCCGGACTGGAGGGCGCCGACATCGTACGGGCGGCCGCCGCCCTGGACGCGTATGTGACCGGCGCCGTCATCGGCCAGGTCCGCGGCGACGGCCTGGCCGGCGCGAACCCGGCCGTGCTCGACGGCCGCTTCCCCACCGTCGCCCGGCTGCGCGGACTCGACCCCGACCCCCGGACCGCGTTCGACGCGGGCCTGGAGGCACTGCTGCGCTCACTTGCGGGTGATGCCTAG
- a CDS encoding GntR family transcriptional regulator, which yields MPGFIELDPSSKVPPYEQIRSAVANAAANGDIPVGFRLPTVRALAGELEVAVNTVARAYRELEQAGVVETRGRSGTFVAAGGDAQREEAVSAARDYADVISRLGLERGEALDIVRAALER from the coding sequence ATGCCGGGGTTCATCGAACTCGATCCATCATCGAAGGTGCCCCCCTACGAACAGATCCGGTCCGCGGTCGCCAACGCCGCGGCCAACGGCGACATCCCCGTGGGGTTCAGGCTGCCCACCGTCCGCGCGCTGGCGGGGGAGCTGGAGGTGGCGGTCAACACCGTCGCCCGCGCCTACCGCGAGCTGGAGCAGGCCGGCGTGGTCGAGACGCGCGGCAGGTCCGGCACCTTCGTCGCCGCCGGAGGCGACGCACAGCGCGAGGAGGCGGTGTCCGCGGCCCGCGACTACGCCGACGTCATCTCCCGGCTGGGCCTGGAGCGCGGTGAGGCGCTGGACATCGTGCGGGCCGCCCTGGAGCGCTGA